The following proteins are encoded in a genomic region of Galbibacter sp. BG1:
- a CDS encoding PH domain-containing protein: MGLFNKILGNASEISVEKLKEKYGRLLIESEEVELGFKLLRDVFMFTNKRLILIDVQGLTGSKVEYKSMPYKNISRFSLETAGTFDLDAELKIWISSENIPSVSKRFNKSIDVYAVQRYLAGKVM; this comes from the coding sequence ATGGGATTATTCAATAAAATTCTGGGAAATGCCAGTGAAATTTCCGTAGAGAAATTAAAAGAAAAATACGGTCGACTTCTAATTGAAAGTGAAGAAGTGGAGTTGGGATTTAAACTACTTCGGGATGTTTTTATGTTTACCAACAAACGGCTTATTTTAATTGATGTACAGGGATTAACCGGTAGTAAGGTAGAATATAAATCAATGCCCTATAAAAATATCTCACGGTTTTCGTTGGAAACGGCAGGGACATTCGACTTGGATGCAGAACTTAAAATTTGGATTTCCAGTGAAAATATTCCTTCGGTGAGTAAACGCTTCAATAAAAGTATTGATGTTTATGCAGTACAGCGGTATTTAGCCGGTAAGGTGATGTAA
- a CDS encoding porin codes for MKAITKTNVVKNIFFLAISLVSLSTFAQEEDNKKFSISGSGDVYWKTNLTSTNQADEDGMFVTPPTSFANRSGFSIGMANLIASYEGEKVGFVADLVFGPRGEDAVFNSVGSANIVNQLYMYWNVSEKVRLTMGNFNTFLGYEVISPVGNFNYSTSYMFSYGPFSHTGIKADFTLSEDFSLMLAVMNSTDFTEINLDGSYTAGAQLGYKGQYLNLLYGAQTGLPGETFQIDYTGGFDVSDAFYLGINTTYNTTDGSGFYGFALYPQYTTSEKFSFGLRGEYFKEFDGGVSALGAYNPDGDADVLEFTLTGNYKISDLTIKPEFRFDTASEDIFLDGDDEATGSLASFLVAAVYSF; via the coding sequence ATGAAAGCGATTACTAAAACAAATGTCGTAAAAAATATATTTTTTCTAGCTATTTCTTTAGTTAGTTTAAGCACTTTTGCCCAAGAAGAGGATAACAAGAAATTCTCAATAAGCGGTTCTGGAGATGTTTACTGGAAAACCAATTTAACAAGCACGAACCAAGCAGACGAAGATGGAATGTTTGTTACCCCTCCTACTTCATTTGCTAACAGAAGCGGTTTTTCCATTGGTATGGCAAATTTAATTGCCAGCTATGAAGGTGAGAAAGTAGGTTTCGTAGCAGATCTTGTTTTTGGACCACGTGGGGAAGATGCAGTATTTAATTCTGTTGGATCTGCCAACATTGTAAACCAGTTGTACATGTACTGGAATGTAAGCGAAAAAGTGAGATTAACCATGGGTAACTTTAATACCTTTTTAGGGTATGAAGTAATTTCCCCTGTAGGTAACTTTAACTACTCTACTTCGTATATGTTTTCTTACGGACCTTTCTCTCACACAGGGATAAAAGCAGATTTTACATTGTCTGAAGATTTCTCTTTAATGTTGGCTGTTATGAACAGTACCGACTTTACGGAAATTAACCTTGACGGAAGTTATACAGCTGGGGCGCAATTGGGTTACAAAGGACAATATTTAAACCTTTTATACGGTGCCCAAACAGGACTACCAGGAGAAACATTTCAAATTGATTATACCGGTGGGTTCGATGTTTCAGATGCTTTTTACCTAGGAATCAACACCACCTATAATACAACAGATGGTTCTGGATTCTACGGATTTGCGTTATATCCACAGTATACCACCTCAGAAAAATTCTCTTTTGGTTTACGTGGGGAATATTTCAAAGAGTTCGATGGAGGTGTTAGCGCTTTAGGTGCATATAACCCTGACGGAGATGCAGATGTACTTGAATTTACTTTAACCGGTAACTACAAAATCAGCGACTTAACGATCAAGCCAGAATTTAGGTTCGATACCGCTTCTGAAGATATATTCCTAGACGGGGATGATGAAGCAACAGGAAGCTTGGCATCATTTTTAGTAGCGGCTGTTTATTCTTTCTAA
- a CDS encoding ammonium transporter, translating to METNVIEANAVLDLMWILIAGILVFFMQAGFTLVESGFTRSKNVINIVMKNFVDLIVGSLGFWIIGYTIMYGESIGSFIGSPSLFYSVREDMHNLFFQTVFAATAATIVSGAVAERTKFSTYIIFSLVMTVVIYPISGHWVWQGDGWLTSLGFIDFAGSTVVHSVGGWAALVGAALVGPRIGKYTEGKSNAIPGHNMMYGALGVFILWLGWFGFNGGSELAISGESSYNVAGIIITTNLAAAAGAITALILTWVRYGKPEVSMTLNGALAGLVGITAGCAAVTPLSAAIIGVICGLVVVFSIEFIDKKLKIDDPVGAISVHGVCGALGTLLVGVFAIEGGLINGGGVAQLGVQAIGVLAIGGWALITSFIVLFILKKTMGLRVTKEEEIEGLDMHEHDGDAYPDFTIDR from the coding sequence ATGGAAACAAACGTCATTGAAGCGAATGCAGTTTTAGACTTGATGTGGATATTAATCGCGGGGATACTCGTGTTTTTTATGCAAGCCGGTTTTACGCTTGTAGAATCTGGATTTACAAGATCTAAAAACGTAATCAATATAGTAATGAAAAACTTTGTGGACCTTATAGTAGGTTCCTTAGGATTTTGGATTATTGGTTACACTATAATGTATGGAGAATCAATCGGTAGTTTTATCGGTTCCCCATCTTTATTTTACAGTGTTCGGGAAGACATGCACAATTTATTCTTTCAAACGGTTTTTGCTGCAACAGCGGCTACCATCGTTTCGGGAGCAGTTGCAGAAAGAACTAAATTTTCAACATATATTATATTTTCTTTAGTGATGACCGTGGTTATCTACCCCATATCCGGACATTGGGTATGGCAAGGAGATGGATGGCTTACTTCCCTTGGATTTATCGATTTTGCAGGATCAACAGTAGTTCACTCCGTGGGTGGATGGGCAGCCCTTGTAGGTGCCGCTCTTGTAGGCCCAAGAATTGGTAAATATACCGAAGGGAAATCGAACGCTATTCCAGGGCACAATATGATGTACGGCGCGTTAGGAGTTTTCATCCTTTGGCTAGGATGGTTTGGATTCAACGGAGGATCTGAACTTGCTATTAGCGGAGAAAGCTCTTACAACGTTGCGGGAATTATAATCACTACAAACTTAGCAGCCGCTGCCGGTGCTATTACAGCACTGATCCTTACTTGGGTTCGTTACGGCAAACCAGAAGTTTCTATGACTTTAAATGGTGCTTTAGCTGGATTGGTAGGTATTACTGCTGGATGTGCAGCAGTTACCCCGCTCAGCGCAGCAATTATAGGTGTTATCTGTGGGTTGGTAGTAGTATTCTCTATTGAATTTATAGATAAAAAACTTAAAATAGATGATCCTGTTGGTGCCATCTCGGTACACGGGGTTTGTGGAGCACTCGGAACTTTGTTAGTAGGTGTTTTTGCCATAGAAGGCGGACTTATTAACGGTGGTGGTGTAGCACAGCTTGGAGTACAGGCCATAGGCGTACTTGCCATTGGAGGATGGGCTCTAATCACTTCTTTTATAGTATTGTTTATCCTTAAGAAAACTATGGGATTACGCGTTACTAAAGAAGAAGAAATCGAAGGATTGGATATGCACGAGCACGATGGAGATGCATACCCAGATTTTACAATTGATCGTTAG
- a CDS encoding P-II family nitrogen regulator → MKKIEAIIRKSKFDDVRDALHQVEVNFFSYWDVTGVGNEKKGHVYRGVSYSTADIQRRYLSIIVSDEFTERTVEAILKSAYSGNVGDGKVFVIPVEEAYRIRTREKGTESLK, encoded by the coding sequence ATGAAAAAAATTGAAGCCATTATTCGTAAATCGAAATTTGATGATGTGCGCGACGCACTCCATCAAGTAGAAGTAAACTTTTTTAGTTACTGGGATGTTACGGGAGTAGGTAACGAAAAGAAAGGCCATGTTTATCGTGGTGTAAGTTACAGTACTGCGGACATCCAGAGACGCTATTTATCAATCATTGTCTCAGATGAATTTACTGAGCGCACGGTTGAAGCCATCCTTAAATCAGCATATTCAGGAAATGTTGGTGACGGTAAAGTATTTGTAATTCCTGTAGAAGAAGCCTATCGCATTAGAACGAGAGAAAAAGGCACAGAATCATTAAAATAA
- the crcB gene encoding fluoride efflux transporter CrcB: MKQLLLVFLGGGLGSCLRFVLGKYLNSVQTGIPYGTFAANILGSLIIGFVLGLAAKNQSLSTNQLLLIATGFCGGFTTFSTFAYENHVFLKSGDLFNFILYTSITFILGLVAVFVGVWLIKFI; encoded by the coding sequence ATGAAGCAGCTCTTATTGGTTTTTTTAGGAGGTGGTTTAGGGAGTTGTTTGCGTTTTGTTCTTGGCAAATATTTAAATTCCGTACAAACTGGTATTCCCTATGGCACCTTTGCAGCAAATATTTTGGGAAGCCTAATAATAGGTTTTGTATTAGGCTTGGCTGCCAAAAACCAATCGCTCTCCACCAATCAATTGCTACTTATCGCTACGGGATTTTGTGGAGGGTTTACTACCTTTTCTACGTTCGCTTACGAAAACCACGTCTTTCTTAAATCTGGAGACCTCTTTAACTTTATTCTATACACTTCTATTACCTTTATACTTGGTTTAGTTGCCGTTTTTGTAGGGGTCTGGCTTATAAAGTTCATCTAA
- a CDS encoding SRPBCC family protein, giving the protein MKILKYLIFLFLILAIGLSIYVAIQSDNYKIVTTRVINAPKSVIHNYLSNVKNWPKWSFWYEQDPNMKLSYGESFEGKDASIKWQSELLGNGSATNTFTSEDSLAYRLDINTPKTLLANRFFTFDNTIKDEGVIVTSGIEGTLSFKDKFFILFQNSMENRFETDFENGLAKLDSVILADMKKYTITTIGKTAYGGGYYLYETSSAKQNEIDLATQRMFPEIEAFMEQNNIQQSGNPFTLFEEWNQSNNTAIFSTSIPVKERIVTPTGSPILCGFMDPGAYYKTTLKGDTININEAWSKTREAIKKENIEIDDSRKSFETYIVTPDDSPNPADYLSEIYIPIVETLNTTLE; this is encoded by the coding sequence ATGAAAATTTTAAAGTACCTAATCTTCTTATTTTTAATTTTGGCCATAGGTCTTTCTATCTATGTTGCCATTCAATCAGATAATTACAAAATTGTAACTACTAGGGTTATTAACGCCCCAAAGTCCGTTATCCATAATTACCTCTCCAATGTAAAAAACTGGCCAAAGTGGTCTTTTTGGTATGAGCAAGATCCTAATATGAAGTTGTCTTACGGGGAATCTTTCGAGGGTAAAGACGCTTCTATCAAGTGGCAGAGCGAATTACTAGGAAATGGTTCTGCAACAAATACTTTTACTTCTGAAGATTCGCTTGCCTATCGTTTAGATATTAATACTCCTAAAACTCTTCTAGCGAATCGTTTTTTCACTTTCGACAATACCATTAAAGATGAAGGAGTTATTGTTACCTCCGGTATTGAGGGTACCCTCAGCTTTAAAGATAAGTTCTTTATTCTTTTTCAAAACAGTATGGAAAATAGGTTTGAAACAGATTTTGAAAATGGATTAGCAAAGTTGGATAGTGTAATTTTAGCGGACATGAAAAAATACACTATTACAACAATAGGCAAAACAGCTTACGGTGGAGGCTACTATTTATACGAAACATCGAGTGCAAAACAAAATGAAATAGATTTGGCAACCCAGAGGATGTTTCCAGAAATAGAAGCCTTTATGGAACAAAACAACATTCAACAATCTGGAAATCCCTTTACTTTATTTGAGGAATGGAACCAAAGCAACAACACCGCAATCTTTTCTACCTCTATTCCTGTGAAAGAGCGTATTGTTACTCCAACTGGAAGCCCTATATTATGTGGTTTTATGGATCCCGGGGCATACTACAAAACAACCTTGAAGGGAGACACTATAAATATTAACGAAGCTTGGAGCAAAACACGCGAAGCTATTAAAAAAGAAAATATTGAGATTGACGATTCCAGAAAATCCTTCGAAACCTATATTGTAACCCCAGACGATTCCCCGAACCCTGCGGATTACTTATCTGAAATATACATCCCCATAGTTGAAACCTTAAACACAACTTTAGAATAA
- a CDS encoding nucleoside triphosphate pyrophosphohydrolase family protein, with translation MKNKLKAVEKFHNSFGLGVAKHPVAKLETNKIVLRHNLMAEENDEYLAAATNNDMVEVADALGDMLYILCGTILEHGMQDVIEDVFNEIQLSNMSKLGEDGKPIYREDGKVLKGPNYFKPDIKKILENS, from the coding sequence ATGAAAAACAAATTAAAGGCTGTAGAAAAATTTCATAATTCCTTTGGTCTGGGGGTCGCAAAACATCCTGTTGCAAAATTGGAAACTAATAAAATTGTTTTAAGGCATAATCTTATGGCAGAGGAGAATGATGAATATTTGGCGGCGGCGACTAACAATGATATGGTGGAAGTGGCAGATGCCCTTGGCGACATGCTCTATATTTTATGCGGAACCATTTTAGAGCACGGCATGCAAGATGTTATAGAAGATGTTTTTAATGAGATACAATTAAGTAATATGAGCAAACTTGGGGAAGACGGGAAACCAATTTACCGAGAGGATGGTAAGGTATTAAAGGGCCCAAATTACTTTAAACCAGATATTAAAAAGATTCTAGAGAATTCTTAG
- a CDS encoding branched-chain amino acid aminotransferase → MSKETISNIKIEKTAASKIEDVNFENLAFGSVFTDHMFVCDYKNGAWQTPEIKPYQKLSLDPSARVFHYGQAVFEGMKAYKDENEEIWLFRPDENFKRINKSAVRMAIPEFPEDYFFDGLSTLLKLDKDWIKKGFGNSLYIRPFVIATEAGVSASPANEYKFIIICSPAQAYYGGEVRVKIADKFSRAASGGFGYAKAAGNYAGQFYPTNLAKEEGYQQIIWTDANTHEYLEEAGTMNIFFRIGDKLVTCPTSDRILDGITRKSVIAMAEDMGIEVEIRPIKVSEILEAQKQGSLKEIFGTGTAAVINPIAGFGYKGDKWELPKLENSYATKIKKAIMELQYNIAEDKFGWRVKA, encoded by the coding sequence ATGAGCAAGGAAACCATTAGCAATATCAAAATTGAAAAAACAGCTGCATCTAAAATAGAAGATGTAAACTTTGAAAACTTAGCATTTGGAAGCGTCTTTACAGACCATATGTTTGTGTGCGACTATAAAAACGGCGCTTGGCAGACACCAGAAATCAAACCATACCAAAAGCTATCGTTAGACCCTTCTGCAAGGGTTTTTCATTACGGGCAAGCAGTTTTTGAAGGGATGAAGGCGTACAAGGATGAGAATGAAGAGATATGGTTATTTAGACCTGACGAAAACTTTAAACGCATCAATAAATCTGCTGTTAGGATGGCAATTCCTGAATTTCCAGAAGATTACTTCTTTGATGGATTAAGTACTTTATTGAAGCTTGACAAAGATTGGATAAAAAAAGGATTTGGAAACAGCCTCTACATCCGGCCATTTGTAATAGCAACAGAAGCTGGAGTATCTGCCTCTCCTGCCAACGAATATAAATTTATAATTATTTGCTCACCTGCCCAAGCTTATTATGGTGGTGAGGTACGCGTTAAAATTGCCGATAAATTTAGTAGGGCTGCAAGTGGAGGTTTTGGCTATGCAAAAGCAGCTGGTAACTATGCGGGACAATTTTACCCAACCAATTTAGCAAAGGAAGAAGGATATCAACAAATTATATGGACCGATGCCAACACTCATGAATATTTAGAGGAGGCGGGAACCATGAATATCTTCTTTAGAATTGGCGACAAATTGGTTACATGCCCTACCAGCGACCGTATTTTGGATGGTATCACTAGAAAGAGTGTTATAGCCATGGCAGAAGATATGGGAATAGAAGTAGAAATTAGACCGATAAAGGTTTCAGAAATATTAGAAGCGCAAAAGCAAGGCTCACTAAAAGAAATTTTTGGTACGGGAACTGCTGCGGTAATAAACCCGATTGCTGGATTTGGTTATAAGGGGGATAAATGGGAACTCCCTAAATTAGAAAATTCATATGCCACCAAAATTAAAAAAGCCATTATGGAATTGCAATATAATATTGCAGAAGACAAATTTGGCTGGAGGGTTAAAGCTTAA
- a CDS encoding DUF4920 domain-containing protein — protein MKIKILFVFVVALMLSCNSEKSNNSAEIAANYYVYGDTISIDEVLPADEIQKKYESMKLEDTLSVVFKAKVNDVCQAKGCWMKLDLENGEEAMVKFKEYSFFVPKDIANKQVVLGGKAFVVEMDVEEQKHYAEDAGKTNAEIAAITTPLKTYSFEANGVLLPK, from the coding sequence ATGAAAATAAAAATTCTATTTGTTTTTGTGGTGGCGCTTATGCTATCCTGTAATTCTGAGAAGTCTAATAATAGTGCAGAAATTGCGGCCAATTATTATGTTTATGGAGACACCATTTCTATAGATGAGGTGTTACCTGCAGATGAGATTCAGAAAAAATATGAATCCATGAAATTGGAAGATACGCTATCGGTAGTTTTTAAAGCTAAAGTGAATGATGTGTGCCAAGCTAAGGGATGCTGGATGAAACTCGATCTTGAAAATGGGGAAGAAGCTATGGTGAAATTTAAAGAATATTCTTTCTTTGTTCCTAAAGACATTGCTAACAAACAAGTGGTCTTGGGAGGTAAGGCCTTTGTTGTAGAAATGGATGTTGAAGAACAAAAGCACTATGCTGAGGATGCTGGAAAAACCAACGCCGAAATAGCCGCCATAACCACTCCTTTAAAAACATATTCTTTCGAGGCCAATGGAGTGCTTTTACCCAAATAA
- the mnmD gene encoding tRNA (5-methylaminomethyl-2-thiouridine)(34)-methyltransferase MnmD, which translates to MKRKIINTSDGSSTIYIEDWNEHYHSKHGAIQEAYHVFIKSGLIPYVKNHKPSHVPILEIGFGTGLNAFITLLEAEKLGINISYEGVEGYPVLAEEIKLLNYVEQLNANSKKSVFDEMHACNWEGFSNLSETFQLKKRKQFFQDINDKNRFNLIYFDAFGARVQPDLWEVSIFKKMFEALKPNGVLVTYAAKGSVRRAMLEVGFSVEKLPGPPGKREMLRAVKNS; encoded by the coding sequence TTGAAAAGAAAAATCATCAATACTTCAGATGGTTCCTCTACTATTTATATTGAAGATTGGAACGAACATTACCATTCCAAACATGGGGCCATACAAGAGGCTTACCATGTATTTATAAAAAGCGGACTTATTCCTTATGTGAAAAACCATAAACCTTCTCATGTCCCTATTTTGGAAATAGGCTTTGGAACTGGTTTGAATGCCTTTATTACGTTATTGGAAGCAGAGAAATTGGGAATAAATATTTCTTATGAAGGTGTAGAAGGATATCCGGTATTGGCTGAAGAAATTAAATTGCTCAATTATGTGGAACAACTGAATGCTAATAGTAAGAAATCGGTTTTTGATGAAATGCACGCATGTAATTGGGAAGGGTTTTCTAACCTATCAGAAACATTTCAGTTAAAAAAAAGAAAGCAATTCTTCCAGGACATCAACGATAAAAATAGGTTTAACCTTATTTATTTTGATGCTTTCGGGGCTCGGGTGCAACCAGATTTATGGGAAGTCTCCATTTTTAAAAAAATGTTTGAAGCTTTGAAACCAAATGGTGTATTGGTTACCTATGCCGCCAAAGGCAGTGTTCGCCGAGCGATGTTGGAAGTTGGTTTTTCAGTGGAAAAATTACCCGGACCTCCCGGAAAGCGTGAAATGTTAAGAGCTGTTAAAAATAGTTAG
- a CDS encoding TIGR01777 family oxidoreductase — MKILITGATGLIGEEIVRLCHNKGYSVNYLSTSKNKIENQENYQGFYWNPSKNKIDLACFKGVDAVINLAGVSISKRWTSTNKKKILNSRIKSLQVLNDAIFKVNHHIKSFVSASAIGIYPNSYTNYYEEDCQEVDDSFLGEVVEKWEAAADKLKIHKFPIAKVRTGLVLSQDGGALPQMAKPIRYYAGAVFGNGEQWQSWIHIKDIAEIYLHLVENNLEGVYNGVAPNPVTNLKLTHKIADIYDKPILLPNIPMVAMKLILGEMAYILFASQRVSAKKIEESGYHFNFTNICLALKDVLNEKSQLREELA, encoded by the coding sequence ATGAAGATTCTAATTACGGGAGCAACGGGGCTGATTGGTGAAGAAATTGTGCGTTTATGCCACAATAAGGGATATTCGGTAAATTATTTATCAACAAGCAAAAATAAAATAGAAAATCAAGAAAATTACCAAGGGTTTTATTGGAACCCCAGTAAAAACAAAATCGATTTAGCCTGTTTTAAAGGTGTCGATGCGGTAATAAATTTGGCGGGTGTAAGTATTTCCAAAAGATGGACATCTACCAACAAAAAGAAAATATTGAATAGTCGGATAAAATCGCTTCAGGTTTTAAACGATGCCATTTTTAAAGTAAACCATCATATAAAATCTTTTGTTTCAGCTTCTGCCATAGGTATTTATCCTAATTCTTATACCAATTATTACGAGGAAGACTGCCAAGAAGTAGACGATTCTTTTCTAGGGGAAGTGGTAGAAAAATGGGAAGCCGCTGCCGATAAATTAAAAATACATAAGTTTCCAATAGCTAAAGTGCGTACAGGATTGGTGCTCTCCCAAGATGGAGGAGCGCTTCCACAAATGGCGAAACCAATTCGCTATTACGCAGGGGCTGTTTTTGGAAATGGAGAACAATGGCAAAGCTGGATTCACATCAAAGATATAGCCGAAATTTACCTGCATCTTGTGGAGAATAACTTGGAAGGTGTTTATAACGGGGTGGCTCCAAATCCTGTTACAAATTTAAAGCTTACCCATAAAATAGCAGACATTTACGATAAGCCAATCCTTTTACCTAATATACCCATGGTTGCGATGAAATTAATTTTGGGTGAAATGGCCTATATTTTATTTGCAAGCCAGCGTGTAAGTGCGAAAAAAATAGAAGAAAGTGGTTATCACTTTAACTTTACCAATATTTGCTTAGCTCTTAAAGATGTTTTAAACGAAAAAAGCCAACTCCGTGAGGAATTGGCCTGA
- a CDS encoding YceI family protein — protein MKKSILSISFLACLVIFTSCKDEKKNETTATEAEAAKEVTATAVKYTAIPEESVIEWKGAKPTGEHTGTIAIESGVMSVKEGALESGNFLIDMSSITVTDVDLEEDKKADLEAHLKGTVEGKENHFFNTEEHPTAAFEVTGIEEKEGKLMLSGNLTIKGKKQNISFPVSVSEDGNTAMLTSETFTIDRTNWDVNYGSKSVFDDLGDKFINDDIELVVKVKAKKA, from the coding sequence ATGAAAAAAAGTATCTTATCAATTTCATTCTTAGCTTGTCTAGTTATTTTTACTTCTTGTAAGGATGAAAAGAAAAATGAAACCACGGCTACTGAAGCTGAAGCTGCCAAAGAGGTTACAGCTACCGCAGTAAAATACACAGCAATTCCTGAAGAAAGTGTTATAGAATGGAAAGGCGCTAAACCTACGGGAGAGCACACAGGAACTATTGCTATAGAATCTGGAGTAATGTCAGTTAAAGAAGGTGCGCTCGAAAGCGGTAACTTCTTAATCGATATGAGTTCCATAACAGTTACAGATGTTGATCTTGAAGAAGATAAAAAAGCTGATTTGGAAGCGCATTTGAAAGGAACGGTAGAAGGAAAAGAAAATCATTTCTTTAATACGGAAGAACATCCAACAGCCGCTTTCGAAGTTACTGGAATAGAAGAAAAAGAAGGGAAATTGATGCTTTCTGGAAATTTAACGATTAAAGGTAAAAAGCAAAACATTTCTTTTCCCGTAAGCGTTTCTGAAGATGGAAACACTGCCATGCTAACCAGTGAGACTTTTACAATTGATAGAACCAACTGGGATGTAAACTACGGTTCTAAATCAGTTTTTGACGATCTTGGAGATAAGTTCATCAACGATGATATTGAATTGGTGGTAAAAGTTAAAGCTAAAAAGGCTTAA
- a CDS encoding nucleotide exchange factor GrpE translates to MSKNEEKEIVSEENLAEGQGQDQIQEDQVSEVNDAKDEISEEEKLREELAAEKDKFLRLFAEFENYKRRTSKERIELFKTAGQDIMVSMLPVLDDFDRALNEISKTEDKELLKGVELISNKFRNTLNNKGLEQIEVNVGDVFDAELHEAITQIPAPSDDLKGKIVDVIEKGYKLGERVIRHPKVIVGQ, encoded by the coding sequence ATGTCTAAGAACGAAGAAAAAGAAATAGTATCCGAAGAGAACTTGGCAGAAGGTCAAGGGCAAGATCAAATACAAGAAGATCAAGTTTCGGAGGTGAACGATGCCAAGGACGAAATTAGTGAGGAAGAGAAACTTAGAGAAGAATTGGCTGCAGAGAAAGATAAGTTTTTACGTCTTTTTGCCGAGTTTGAAAATTACAAACGAAGAACTTCTAAAGAACGCATTGAGCTTTTTAAAACGGCAGGACAAGATATTATGGTTTCCATGCTTCCTGTTTTAGATGATTTTGATCGGGCTTTAAATGAAATTTCAAAAACAGAAGACAAAGAACTTCTTAAAGGGGTAGAACTTATAAGTAATAAGTTTAGAAATACTTTGAATAACAAAGGTTTGGAGCAGATTGAAGTGAATGTAGGGGATGTTTTTGATGCTGAACTGCACGAAGCCATTACGCAAATTCCAGCTCCTAGCGATGATTTAAAGGGTAAAATTGTAGACGTAATTGAAAAAGGCTACAAATTGGGGGAACGCGTAATTAGACATCCAAAGGTAATTGTTGGTCAATAG
- the dnaJ gene encoding molecular chaperone DnaJ, which produces MKQDYYEILEIDKSATAAEIKKAYRKKAIQYHPDKNPGDKNAEELFKKSAEAYEVLSDPAKKQRYDQYGHAAFDGAGGFGGGSMNMDDIFSQFGDIFGSAFGGGGGFSGFGGFGGGGGRARVKGSNLRIRVKLTLEEIANGVEKKVKVRRKIQSKDVTYKTCPTCNGSGQTMRVTNTILGRMQTATTCNSCGGAGEVIDKKSSDADAQGLLVKEETVSIKIPAGVVEGMQLKVTGKGNEAPGSNGIPGDLLVAIEELEHDTLKREGDNLHYDLYVSIAEAVLGTSKEIDTVTGKVRIKLEEGIQSGKILRLKGKGIPSINGYGQGDLLVHINVWTPKTLNKEQREFFESMIGDENFTPNPEGSDKSFFEKVKDMFS; this is translated from the coding sequence ATGAAGCAAGATTATTACGAAATACTGGAGATTGATAAAAGTGCAACTGCTGCAGAAATAAAAAAAGCATATCGTAAGAAAGCTATTCAGTATCACCCTGATAAAAACCCAGGAGATAAAAATGCAGAAGAGCTGTTTAAGAAGTCTGCGGAAGCTTACGAGGTATTGAGCGATCCTGCCAAAAAACAACGTTACGATCAATATGGCCATGCAGCATTCGATGGTGCCGGCGGTTTTGGTGGTGGTAGCATGAATATGGACGACATCTTTAGTCAGTTCGGTGATATTTTTGGTAGCGCCTTCGGCGGCGGCGGTGGCTTTAGCGGTTTTGGCGGCTTTGGCGGCGGCGGTGGCCGAGCACGGGTAAAAGGTAGTAATTTGCGAATCCGTGTAAAACTTACCTTAGAAGAGATTGCCAATGGTGTGGAGAAAAAGGTAAAGGTTAGAAGGAAGATCCAATCGAAAGATGTTACCTATAAAACCTGTCCTACTTGTAATGGAAGCGGGCAGACAATGCGGGTAACCAATACCATTCTCGGTAGAATGCAAACCGCTACTACGTGTAATTCTTGTGGAGGTGCCGGGGAGGTTATTGATAAAAAATCTTCAGATGCCGATGCTCAAGGGTTGTTGGTAAAAGAAGAGACTGTTTCTATAAAAATTCCGGCTGGAGTAGTAGAAGGAATGCAATTAAAAGTTACCGGAAAAGGTAACGAAGCTCCTGGAAGTAATGGTATACCCGGAGATTTGCTGGTAGCTATTGAAGAATTGGAGCACGATACCCTTAAAAGGGAAGGGGATAATTTACACTACGATCTTTATGTGAGTATTGCAGAGGCAGTTTTAGGGACTTCTAAAGAAATAGATACAGTAACTGGAAAAGTTCGCATTAAACTTGAAGAGGGTATACAGTCAGGCAAAATACTCCGATTAAAAGGTAAAGGAATACCAAGTATTAACGGTTACGGACAAGGAGATTTGTTGGTACATATAAATGTTTGGACACCAAAAACCTTAAATAAGGAACAGCGTGAATTCTTTGAAAGCATGATTGGGGATGAAAACTTCACACCTAATCCTGAAGGTAGCGACAAATCATTTTTTGAAAAAGTGAAAGATATGTTTTCATAA